The region GGCAACATCTTCCCAAGTCGGGGCAATTTTCATCAGTCCATTAAAAACAGGATGATCACCTTCCTTTAATTCTGGAAGGGGAATATGGGTAGGCGTATGCGGATGTTGCATGCCTTCCGGTAAATAGAAAAAAGCACGACGTTCACGATCGCGGATGCCAGTATGCGGTGAATCCACCGTAATCACTAACGCCTTATAATTATGCGCTTCAGCCATTTTCACTAAAGCTAAAGATTTTTCCCGATGCCCTTGCCAGTAAAGCTGGAACCATTTGCGAGGATTATCCTGCTTGAGTGCTCGCATATCGGTATTAGTAAAAGTGCTGAGAATCATATTGCTGCCCATCACTTCTGCGGCGAGGGCAGAAGCGGCTTCAGCCTCAGGGTGAAATTGCTGCTGGTGTCCAATCGGTGCCAGGAAAATCGGATGCGGAAATTTCTGTCCAAAAATTTCAATTTCAGTACTGCCTTGGGTCAGATCTTTCAGCATACGCGGCAGAAGCTGAATATCCTGAAATTGCTGTAAATTATCCCGGACACTGACTTCATCCATGGAGCCGCCTTG is a window of Acinetobacter sp. ASP199 DNA encoding:
- a CDS encoding alpha-hydroxy acid oxidase, which produces MSREPMAPLTQIPAYLQTIADYEMEAKKHLSSMVWDYLQGGSMDEVSVRDNLQQFQDIQLLPRMLKDLTQGSTEIEIFGQKFPHPIFLAPIGHQQQFHPEAEAASALAAEVMGSNMILSTFTNTDMRALKQDNPRKWFQLYWQGHREKSLALVKMAEAHNYKALVITVDSPHTGIRDRERRAFFYLPEGMQHPHTPTHIPLPELKEGDHPVFNGLMKIAPTWEDVAWMVQQTHLPVILKGIVHPLDAQLAIQHGVKGLIISNHGGRVLDTCISPLIALQLIKKVVPADFPLIYDGGIRRGSDVFKAIALGASAVLIGRPYIYGLATAGALGVAHVIKILKEEFEITMALMGTATVADIQPDCLCSGID